From one Candidatus Limnocylindrales bacterium genomic stretch:
- a CDS encoding DCC1-like thiol-disulfide oxidoreductase family protein: MNWKEAWTGGQYSAIRIAAAGTIAIAMAVSIFSGDEIDFVPAVLAATSLAVAAGIDVGGRTLAAILASAVAIYGGSLGSAASQFASLWLSAHVLMPRKPYGSLGALGRRDPGGGWKVPSWYPYFCVLLFVGARSLAAAHAVMDGHEILAGCFLFVAALFLFPTAALVAWLFSLGLGIALAVTGHGSFSAAWLLHLLTFQPAWIPPRRTGAPDTVFYDGTCALCHGAVRFVLAEDVGARLRISPLGSALFLSLVPAAERERLPDSVIVVRGRQIFARSAAAIEILDTLGGVWWVIALVMRMFPAGFRDATYDAIASRRYRWFGRRSEACPLMPPELRGRIEA; encoded by the coding sequence ATGAACTGGAAAGAAGCCTGGACCGGCGGACAGTACAGCGCGATCCGAATCGCTGCCGCCGGCACGATCGCGATCGCGATGGCCGTCTCGATTTTCTCCGGGGACGAGATCGATTTCGTGCCCGCAGTGCTGGCCGCCACGTCGCTGGCGGTTGCGGCGGGAATCGATGTCGGCGGGCGCACGCTCGCCGCGATCCTCGCGAGCGCGGTTGCGATCTACGGCGGCAGTCTCGGATCGGCCGCATCCCAGTTCGCATCGCTGTGGCTTTCGGCGCACGTGCTGATGCCCCGCAAGCCGTACGGAAGCCTCGGCGCGCTCGGCAGGCGCGACCCGGGGGGCGGCTGGAAAGTACCGTCGTGGTATCCGTATTTCTGCGTGCTGCTGTTCGTCGGAGCGCGCTCGCTCGCCGCGGCGCACGCCGTGATGGACGGGCACGAAATTCTGGCCGGCTGTTTCCTGTTCGTCGCCGCGCTGTTCCTGTTTCCGACTGCCGCCCTGGTCGCCTGGTTGTTTTCGCTCGGGCTCGGGATCGCGCTCGCGGTCACGGGGCATGGAAGCTTCAGCGCAGCGTGGCTCCTTCATCTGCTGACATTCCAGCCGGCATGGATTCCGCCGCGCCGCACGGGCGCGCCGGACACGGTGTTCTACGACGGCACGTGCGCGCTCTGCCACGGCGCCGTGCGCTTCGTGCTCGCCGAGGACGTCGGCGCGCGGCTGCGAATCTCTCCGCTCGGCAGTGCGCTCTTCCTGTCGCTGGTCCCTGCAGCCGAACGAGAGCGTCTGCCGGACAGCGTCATCGTCGTCCGCGGACGTCAGATCTTCGCGCGCAGCGCGGCGGCCATCGAGATTCTCGACACGCTCGGCGGAGTCTGGTGGGTCATTGCGCTGGTGATGCGGATGTTCCCGGCGGGATTCCGCGACGCGACGTACGACGCGATTGCGTCGCGCCGCTACCGCTGGTTCGGACGCCGCAGCGAGGCATGCCCCCTGATGCCGCCGGAGCTGCGCGGGCGCATCGAGGCCTGA
- a CDS encoding alpha-ketoglutarate-dependent dioxygenase AlkB, which translates to MADQTELFTAASLRREESTERLPEGFEYRPEFISAAEESELVGLIRELPLQEAQYRQFTARRRIVSFGGSYDFLHHELLPAGPLPEFLLPIRARISAWTSIPAEAYTHALVAEYQIGTPLGWHRDVPDFEAIAGLSLAGSARMRLRPYPPAKGRRDLTIRLDLEPRSAYAIVGVARWRWQHAISPTKELRYSITFRTRRSGTAAASGADR; encoded by the coding sequence GTGGCAGATCAGACCGAGCTGTTCACCGCCGCAAGCCTGCGGCGCGAGGAATCGACGGAACGACTGCCGGAAGGCTTCGAGTATCGCCCCGAATTCATCAGCGCGGCCGAGGAATCCGAGCTCGTCGGCCTCATCCGCGAGCTCCCGCTGCAGGAAGCACAGTACCGGCAGTTTACCGCGCGGCGACGAATCGTCAGTTTTGGAGGCAGCTACGATTTCCTACACCATGAGCTGCTGCCGGCCGGCCCGCTTCCGGAATTTCTGCTGCCGATCCGGGCGAGGATCAGTGCGTGGACGTCGATTCCCGCCGAGGCCTACACACACGCTCTCGTTGCGGAATACCAGATCGGCACGCCGCTCGGCTGGCATCGCGACGTTCCGGACTTCGAAGCGATTGCAGGACTGTCGCTGGCCGGATCGGCACGCATGCGGCTCCGCCCGTATCCGCCGGCCAAAGGCCGCCGCGATCTGACGATCCGCCTCGATCTCGAGCCGCGCTCGGCATACGCGATTGTCGGCGTCGCGCGGTGGCGCTGGCAGCACGCGATCTCGCCGACCAAAGAGCTTCGCTATTCGATCACGTTCCGCACGCGCCGCAGCGGGACCGCTGCGGCTTCAGGAGCCGACCGCTGA
- a CDS encoding SDR family NAD(P)-dependent oxidoreductase: protein MSASTRQFAIVTGASSGIGFELAKCCAKGGYDLLIAADEPEIHEAARSLREYGGAVDSVQADLATLEGVDQLCARASGRDVDALLANAGHGLGHAFLEQDFQKVRHVIDTNITGTIYLIQKVGRAMLKRNCGRILITGSIAGYLPGSFQAVYNGTKAFLNSFSFALRNELKDTEITVTCLMPGETETNFFERADMLDTYVGTKEKDDPADVARVGFEAMLNGEGDVVAGWKNKLETTIANVTPAGILAEQHRKKAEPGTARKH, encoded by the coding sequence ATGAGTGCATCCACGCGACAGTTCGCAATCGTGACCGGAGCCTCGAGCGGGATCGGCTTCGAGCTCGCGAAATGCTGTGCCAAGGGCGGCTATGATCTTCTGATTGCCGCCGACGAACCCGAGATTCACGAGGCCGCCCGATCGTTGCGCGAATATGGCGGTGCCGTCGATTCGGTGCAGGCCGACCTGGCGACGCTCGAAGGCGTCGACCAGCTCTGTGCGCGTGCGTCCGGCCGCGACGTGGATGCGCTGCTCGCCAACGCGGGCCACGGCCTCGGGCACGCATTCCTCGAGCAGGATTTTCAGAAGGTCCGTCACGTGATCGACACCAACATCACGGGCACGATCTACCTCATTCAGAAGGTCGGGCGCGCAATGCTGAAGCGCAACTGCGGCCGCATCCTGATTACCGGCTCGATCGCTGGTTACCTGCCGGGATCTTTTCAGGCCGTTTACAACGGCACCAAGGCGTTCCTGAATTCGTTCTCGTTCGCACTGCGCAACGAGCTCAAGGACACCGAGATCACCGTCACGTGCCTGATGCCGGGCGAGACGGAAACCAACTTCTTCGAGCGCGCCGACATGCTCGACACCTATGTCGGCACCAAGGAAAAAGACGATCCGGCCGATGTCGCGCGCGTCGGGTTCGAGGCCATGCTCAACGGCGAAGGCGATGTCGTTGCCGGGTGGAAGAACAAGCTCGAGACCACGATCGCAAACGTCACGCCGGCGGGCATTCTTGCCGAGCAGCACCGCAAGAAAGCCGAGCCGGGAACGGCGCGGAAGCACTGA